A DNA window from Drosophila pseudoobscura strain MV-25-SWS-2005 chromosome 2, UCI_Dpse_MV25, whole genome shotgun sequence contains the following coding sequences:
- the sas gene encoding putative epidermal cell surface receptor isoform X3: protein MQTCRRRKAGGDTATISWRRLCLASLLGLLLLGIQIEHAASAPAGEEDAATTMPPPLPPMDATTTESTTVSSTAAETTIGVEQSSIGSTSTSTSSTTEEADSSTTSSTTETSNKLNAAEADGTTTSLPPSNSSSSLPTAAGDTMSSSSVSSTSIEPITSTEPTTTPRQESDGPEQHLIFSHTEADQTHIQHIPLRDEHAENSGADATTEALKDPREDQLLNQISNENDDVVKDLNNFRHPATLITASNSNSNSEESSDSSVNPNENESEKTEETTTTSTTTTTTTTTEATQQIEREEDPYHVHILSENHDRLAEHEDYQMLSTSTEESSSSSEPSITTTTTESGSDAGIIVSLENKATAEPSTSTSTSTEGTTTTTTTTSRARAMHMNEEPEIEAAAATTIMPPDNESSSGPVINIVEGQHMKQEEESQSESESESSSSSTATSTTPATTTTEEPSPFVAFAGEGRSAGGAGDDDVEELFLHRNATTHEQLMDLSDVSMDEDPKESSSSSSTSTSTSTSSTTTTSTSTTTVQPETEMPKIVEITASGDTMQRECLANSKSYKHGDTMERECDERCTCNRGDWMCEPRCKGLSYPRGSQRSMANPNCRERVVEEDECCRMMECNEPLLEPTVAISEQGAAPATAAAAVEEEATTISSTDDEATPKPKNDCHYMGGVYKFRERLEIACDQICHCAEGGVMDCRPRCPERNHTRADKCVYVKDPKDVCCQLELCDVTLDDHEQPQSPPQNSVNEDSEEEHHQQEHLYGLQEQARDAGGATSGCTFKGSQYEVGQQFRDGCEQLCICNEQGIHCAKVECPSNFGLDVQDPHCIRWEPVPADFKPIPPNCCPESMRCVDNGTCTYKGLQFDNWAPIPANLSGCDQHCYCENGRVECRPACPPVLALPSADLPCHPAQARLLPIPDDECCKQWSCAPLVPKIGAAGQEESPEESSTQSTPISNGNSKLQPDIEVHTLEALDARTIHIVFTVPEVYVNLHGRIELRYTNGPSNDTSTWEQQIFAPPEDLLATSQMEFDLNYLEPNSLYKVKITLILRDLNSQPSSTVHVVKLPAERTITPPPPFTDYRPDFQDIFKTVEDAELNVSETNATWLQLTWKKLGDEQMEYVDGVQLRYKELTGMIYSSSPLIHRTLTSYTIQNLQPDTGYEIGLYYIPLPGHGAELRAGHMIKVRTAPKIDVYGFDVTVNVTKVKTQSVEISWNGVPYPEDKFVHIYRAIYQSDAGKEDSSVFKVAKRDSTTGTLIMDLKPGTKYRLWLEMYLTNGNTKKSNVVNFITKPGGPATPGKTGKLLTAGTDQPVGDYYGPLVVVSVIAALAIMSTLALLLIITRRRVHQTASITPPRKSDAAYDNPSYKVEIQQETMILKSPPSRSVTHESAKNT from the exons ATGCAAACGTGTAGAAGAAGAAAAGCCGGAGGAGATACGGCCACGATCTCGTGGCGACGACTGTGTTTGGCCAGTCTCTTGGGATTATTGCTGCTTGGCATTCAAATTGAGCATGCGGCGTCTGCGCCTGCAGGCGAGGAAGATGCAGCAACGACCATgccaccaccactaccacctATGGAtgccacaacaacagaatCTACAACAGTCTCCTCTACCGCggcagaaacaacaattgGCGTAGAACaaagcagcatcggcagcaccagcaccagcaccagcagtaCCACTGAGGAAGCGGATAGTTCAACGACTTCAAGCACTACAGAAACGTCCAACAAATTGAATGCGGCCGAAGCTG ATGGGACCACAACATCGCTTCCACctagcaacagcagcagctccctGCCCACAGCTGCCGGAGACACAATGAGTAGTTCTTCTGTGAGTTCTACCAGCATTGAACCCATCACCTCGACAGAGCCCACAACAACGCCGCGACAGGAGAGTGATGGACCCGAACAGCACTTGATCTTCTCGCACACGGAGGCGGATCAGACCCACATCCAGCACATACCCCTGAGGGATGAGCACGCGGAGAATAGTGGAGCTGATGCCACCACCGAGGCACTGAAGGATCCACGAGAAGATCAGCTGCTCAATCAAATATCCAATGAGAACGATGATGTGGTCAAGGATCTGAATAATTTCCGACATCCGGCGACGCTGATCACGgcgagcaacagcaacagcaacagcgaggAGAGCAGTGACTCCTCAGTGAATcccaatgaaaatgaaagtgaaaagacagaggaaacaacaacaaccagtacaacaacaacaacaacgacaacgacagagGCAACACAGCAGATCGAGCGCGAAGAGGATCCCTATCATGTGCATATACTGTCCGAGAATCATGATCGCCTGGCCGAACACGAAGATTATCAAATGCTGTCGACCAGCACCGAGgagtcctcgtcgtcgtcagaGCCATCTATAACAACTACAACCACAGAGAGTGGCTCTGATGCAGGTATTATTGTCAGTCTGGAGAACAAGGCGACTGCCGagccatccacatccacatccacatccactgaGGGTACGACGACTACAACTACAACCACATCTCGAGCACGCGCCATGCATATGAATGAGGAGCCAGAAATCGAAGCGGCGGCTGCCACCACAATCATGCCACCAGACAACGAATCGTCGTCGGGTCCAGTGATTAACATTGTTGAAGGACAACACATGaaacaggaggaggagtcgcagtcggagtcggaatcggagagcagcagcagcagtacagCCACCAGCACAACGCCAGCCACAACCACCACAGAGGAGCCATCGCCATTTGTGGCCTTTGCCGGCGAGGGACGGTCAGCGGGTGGTGCCGGCGATGATGATGTGGAGGAGCTCTTCCTGCATCGCAATGCCACAACACATGAGCAGCTCATGGATCTGAGTGATGTCAGCATGGATGAGGATCCCAAGGAGAGTAGCAGTAGctccagtaccagtaccagtaccagtacttCTTCCACAACCACAACATCAACATCGACGACCACTGTTCaaccggaaacggaaatgccCAAAATAGTAGAAATCACCGCCAGCGGGGATACGATGCAACGTGAATGTTTGGCCAACAGCAAGAGCTACAAG CATGGCGATACCATGGAGAGGGAATGCGATGAGCGTTGCACTTGCAACCGCGGCGACTGGATGTGTGAGCCACGTTGCAAGGGCTTGAGCTATCCCCGTGGCAGCCAGCGCAGCATGGCCAATCCCAACTGCAGAGAGCGtgtggtggaggaggatgagTGCTGTCGGATGATGGAATGCAATGAACCTTTGCTAGAGCCCACTGTGGCCATATCCGAGCAGggggcagcaccagcaacggcagcagcagcagtggaagAGGAAGCCACTACCATTTCCAGCACCGATGATGAAG CCACGCCCAAGCCGAAGAATGATTGCCATTACATGGGAGGCGTCTATAAGTTCCGCGAACGCCTGGAGATCGCCTGCGATCAGATCTGCCACTGTGCCGAGGGTGGAGTGATGGACTGCCGTCCACGGTGTCCGGAGAGGAATCACACGCGGGCCGAcaagtgtgtgtatgtgaagGATCCCAAGGATGTGTGCTGCCAGCTGGAGCTGTGCGATGTCACCCTGGATGATCACGAGCAGCCGCAGTCCCCGCCCCAGAACAGTGTGAACGAGGACTCGGAGGAGGAGCACCACCAACAGGAACATCTCTATGGGTTGCAGGAACAGGCCAGAGATGCGGGAGGCGCCACGTCTGGCTGCACCTTCAAGGGCTCCCAGTACGAGGTGGGACAGCAGTTCCGCGATGGCTGCGAACAGTTGTGCATCTGCAATGAGCAGGGGATCCACTGCGCCAAGGTGGAGTGCCCCTCGAACTTCGGATTGGACGTGCAGGATCCGCACTGCATCCGCTGGGAGCCGGTGCCCGCAGACTTCAAGCCTATTCCCCCGAACTGCTGTCCGGAGAGCATGCGATGTGTGGACAATGGCACCTGCACCTACAAGGGATTGCAGTTCGATAACTGGGCTCCGATTCCAGCGAATCTTTCAG GTTGTGATCAGCATTGTTATTGCGAGAATGGGCGTGTGGAGTGCCGTCCGGCGTGTCCGCCAGTGCTGGCATTGCCGTCCGCGGACCTGCCCTGCCATCCGGCCCAGGCACGCCTCCTTCCGATACCCGATGACGAGTGCTGCAAGCAATGGAGCTGTGCACCGCTGGTGCCAAAGATCGGGGCTGCCGGGCAGGAGGAATCCCCCGAAGAATCGTCAACGCAATCCACTCCGATTTCCAATG GCAATAGCAAACTGCAGCCAGACATCGAAGTTCATACTCTGGAGGCTCTGGATGCACGAACCATTCACATTGTTTTCACTGTACCCGAGGTCTATGTGAATCTCCATGGACGCATCGAACTGCGCTACACGAATGGACCTAGTAATGACACCTCGACCTGGGAGCAACAGATCTTTGCACCGCCAGAGGATCTCCTGGCCACCTCGCAGATGGAGTTCGACTTGAACTATCTAGAGCCCAATTCCCTATACAAAGTAAAGATCACACTGATCCTCAGGGATCTCAACTCCCAACCGTCGAGCACTGTGCATGTGGTAAAGCTACCAGCGGAGAGGACCATCACACCACCTCCGCCGTTCACCGACTACAGGCCGGACTTCCAGGACATCTTCAAGACCGTGGAGGATGCAGAGTTGAATGTCAGCGAAACGAATGCCACATGGCTGCAGTTGACATGGAAGAAGCTCGGCGACGAGCAGATGGAGTATGTGGATGGAGTGCAGCTGCGCTACAAGGAGCTCACGGGCATGATCTACTCCTCATCCCCACTGATACACCGCACCCTCACCAGCTACACCATCCAGAACTTGCAGCCGGATACGGGCTACGAGATCGGTCTCTACTACATTCCTCTGCCCGGCCATGGGGCTGAGCTGCGTGCCGGACACATGATCAAGGTGCGCACAGCGCCCAAGATCGATGTGTATGGCTTCGATGTGACTGTGAATGTCACCAAGGTGAAGACCCAGAGCGTGGAGATCTCCTGGAATGGTGTGCCCTATCCGGAGGATAAATTCGTGCACATCTATCGCGCCATCTACCAGAGCGATGCTGGGAAGGAGGACTCGAGCGTGTTCAAGGTGGCCAAGCGGGACAGCACCACAGGCACTCTCATTATGGACCTCAAGCCGGGCACCAAGTACCGCCTTTGGCTGGAGATGTATCTGACGAATGGCAATACCAAGAAGAGCAATGTGGTTAACTTTATCACGAAGCCAGGAGGACCGGCCACGCCAGGAAAAACAG GAAAACTACTCACAGCAGGCACAGATCAACCTGTGGGTGACTATTACGGTCCCCTGGTTGTGGTCTCTGTGATCGCCGCCTTGGCCATTATGTCCACGCTGGCCCTGCTCCTCATCATCACCCGGAGGCGAGTCCATCAAACGGCGTCCATTACACCTCCACGCAAGAGCGATGCGGCCTATGACAATCCCTCATACAAAGTGGAGATCCAACAGGAGACTATGA TACTTAAATCCCCTCCTTCCAGATCTGTAACTCACGAATCTGCCAAAAACACTTAG
- the sas gene encoding putative epidermal cell surface receptor isoform X1, producing the protein MQTCRRRKAGGDTATISWRRLCLASLLGLLLLGIQIEHAASAPAGEEDAATTMPPPLPPMDATTTESTTVSSTAAETTIGVEQSSIGSTSTSTSSTTEEADSSTTSSTTETSNKLNAAEADGTTTSLPPSNSSSSLPTAAGDTMSSSSVSSTSIEPITSTEPTTTPRQESDGPEQHLIFSHTEADQTHIQHIPLRDEHAENSGADATTEALKDPREDQLLNQISNENDDVVKDLNNFRHPATLITASNSNSNSEESSDSSVNPNENESEKTEETTTTSTTTTTTTTTEATQQIEREEDPYHVHILSENHDRLAEHEDYQMLSTSTEESSSSSEPSITTTTTESGSDAGIIVSLENKATAEPSTSTSTSTEGTTTTTTTTSRARAMHMNEEPEIEAAAATTIMPPDNESSSGPVINIVEGQHMKQEEESQSESESESSSSSTATSTTPATTTTEEPSPFVAFAGEGRSAGGAGDDDVEELFLHRNATTHEQLMDLSDVSMDEDPKESSSSSSTSTSTSTSSTTTTSTSTTTVQPETEMPKIVEITASGDTMQRECLANSKSYKHGDTMERECDERCTCNRGDWMCEPRCKGLSYPRGSQRSMANPNCRERVVEEDECCRMMECNEPLLEPTVAISEQGAAPATAAAAVEEEATTISSTDDEATPKPKNDCHYMGGVYKFRERLEIACDQICHCAEGGVMDCRPRCPERNHTRADKCVYVKDPKDVCCQLELCDVTLDDHEQPQSPPQNSVNEDSEEEHHQQEHLYGLQEQARDAGGATSGCTFKGSQYEVGQQFRDGCEQLCICNEQGIHCAKVECPSNFGLDVQDPHCIRWEPVPADFKPIPPNCCPESMRCVDNGTCTYKGLQFDNWAPIPANLSGCDQHCYCENGRVECRPACPPVLALPSADLPCHPAQARLLPIPDDECCKQWSCAPLVPKIGAAGQEESPEESSTQSTPISNETTTTATTTTSTTTTGKMPPQKKPSSPGAFYPTLDGKPPKSTGGGLGIFEKTEKNHEKGHEKGHKKVQHQQQQQQEQEQQQHQQQQHQNDVIFDDREGQLQQNGGFVPFQFGHQHPHQQHLGPFGFYNPVKPVYEDYNPYEPYDINPNGTPQGKAPPVPTSQSDLFNILGAEQPGHQGHPNHNGHPAQTQKDNHNLPSQVRIEQILQHLQQTVPGGPPSQQQQQNPQQQQQQNPGHYVPIVHSGLPPPPPAHGIAIVDGQPVAYESYPVIPGLGVPPPPIHQQQQQQQQQKQQPLQQQATILPSSSTTSGLSTQASEHSLHQNQETLTKQQQQQSNPGNSKLQPDIEVHTLEALDARTIHIVFTVPEVYVNLHGRIELRYTNGPSNDTSTWEQQIFAPPEDLLATSQMEFDLNYLEPNSLYKVKITLILRDLNSQPSSTVHVVKLPAERTITPPPPFTDYRPDFQDIFKTVEDAELNVSETNATWLQLTWKKLGDEQMEYVDGVQLRYKELTGMIYSSSPLIHRTLTSYTIQNLQPDTGYEIGLYYIPLPGHGAELRAGHMIKVRTAPKIDVYGFDVTVNVTKVKTQSVEISWNGVPYPEDKFVHIYRAIYQSDAGKEDSSVFKVAKRDSTTGTLIMDLKPGTKYRLWLEMYLTNGNTKKSNVVNFITKPGGPATPGKTGKLLTAGTDQPVGDYYGPLVVVSVIAALAIMSTLALLLIITRRRVHQTASITPPRKSDAAYDNPSYKVEIQQETMILKSPPSRSVTHESAKNT; encoded by the exons ATGCAAACGTGTAGAAGAAGAAAAGCCGGAGGAGATACGGCCACGATCTCGTGGCGACGACTGTGTTTGGCCAGTCTCTTGGGATTATTGCTGCTTGGCATTCAAATTGAGCATGCGGCGTCTGCGCCTGCAGGCGAGGAAGATGCAGCAACGACCATgccaccaccactaccacctATGGAtgccacaacaacagaatCTACAACAGTCTCCTCTACCGCggcagaaacaacaattgGCGTAGAACaaagcagcatcggcagcaccagcaccagcaccagcagtaCCACTGAGGAAGCGGATAGTTCAACGACTTCAAGCACTACAGAAACGTCCAACAAATTGAATGCGGCCGAAGCTG ATGGGACCACAACATCGCTTCCACctagcaacagcagcagctccctGCCCACAGCTGCCGGAGACACAATGAGTAGTTCTTCTGTGAGTTCTACCAGCATTGAACCCATCACCTCGACAGAGCCCACAACAACGCCGCGACAGGAGAGTGATGGACCCGAACAGCACTTGATCTTCTCGCACACGGAGGCGGATCAGACCCACATCCAGCACATACCCCTGAGGGATGAGCACGCGGAGAATAGTGGAGCTGATGCCACCACCGAGGCACTGAAGGATCCACGAGAAGATCAGCTGCTCAATCAAATATCCAATGAGAACGATGATGTGGTCAAGGATCTGAATAATTTCCGACATCCGGCGACGCTGATCACGgcgagcaacagcaacagcaacagcgaggAGAGCAGTGACTCCTCAGTGAATcccaatgaaaatgaaagtgaaaagacagaggaaacaacaacaaccagtacaacaacaacaacaacgacaacgacagagGCAACACAGCAGATCGAGCGCGAAGAGGATCCCTATCATGTGCATATACTGTCCGAGAATCATGATCGCCTGGCCGAACACGAAGATTATCAAATGCTGTCGACCAGCACCGAGgagtcctcgtcgtcgtcagaGCCATCTATAACAACTACAACCACAGAGAGTGGCTCTGATGCAGGTATTATTGTCAGTCTGGAGAACAAGGCGACTGCCGagccatccacatccacatccacatccactgaGGGTACGACGACTACAACTACAACCACATCTCGAGCACGCGCCATGCATATGAATGAGGAGCCAGAAATCGAAGCGGCGGCTGCCACCACAATCATGCCACCAGACAACGAATCGTCGTCGGGTCCAGTGATTAACATTGTTGAAGGACAACACATGaaacaggaggaggagtcgcagtcggagtcggaatcggagagcagcagcagcagtacagCCACCAGCACAACGCCAGCCACAACCACCACAGAGGAGCCATCGCCATTTGTGGCCTTTGCCGGCGAGGGACGGTCAGCGGGTGGTGCCGGCGATGATGATGTGGAGGAGCTCTTCCTGCATCGCAATGCCACAACACATGAGCAGCTCATGGATCTGAGTGATGTCAGCATGGATGAGGATCCCAAGGAGAGTAGCAGTAGctccagtaccagtaccagtaccagtacttCTTCCACAACCACAACATCAACATCGACGACCACTGTTCaaccggaaacggaaatgccCAAAATAGTAGAAATCACCGCCAGCGGGGATACGATGCAACGTGAATGTTTGGCCAACAGCAAGAGCTACAAG CATGGCGATACCATGGAGAGGGAATGCGATGAGCGTTGCACTTGCAACCGCGGCGACTGGATGTGTGAGCCACGTTGCAAGGGCTTGAGCTATCCCCGTGGCAGCCAGCGCAGCATGGCCAATCCCAACTGCAGAGAGCGtgtggtggaggaggatgagTGCTGTCGGATGATGGAATGCAATGAACCTTTGCTAGAGCCCACTGTGGCCATATCCGAGCAGggggcagcaccagcaacggcagcagcagcagtggaagAGGAAGCCACTACCATTTCCAGCACCGATGATGAAG CCACGCCCAAGCCGAAGAATGATTGCCATTACATGGGAGGCGTCTATAAGTTCCGCGAACGCCTGGAGATCGCCTGCGATCAGATCTGCCACTGTGCCGAGGGTGGAGTGATGGACTGCCGTCCACGGTGTCCGGAGAGGAATCACACGCGGGCCGAcaagtgtgtgtatgtgaagGATCCCAAGGATGTGTGCTGCCAGCTGGAGCTGTGCGATGTCACCCTGGATGATCACGAGCAGCCGCAGTCCCCGCCCCAGAACAGTGTGAACGAGGACTCGGAGGAGGAGCACCACCAACAGGAACATCTCTATGGGTTGCAGGAACAGGCCAGAGATGCGGGAGGCGCCACGTCTGGCTGCACCTTCAAGGGCTCCCAGTACGAGGTGGGACAGCAGTTCCGCGATGGCTGCGAACAGTTGTGCATCTGCAATGAGCAGGGGATCCACTGCGCCAAGGTGGAGTGCCCCTCGAACTTCGGATTGGACGTGCAGGATCCGCACTGCATCCGCTGGGAGCCGGTGCCCGCAGACTTCAAGCCTATTCCCCCGAACTGCTGTCCGGAGAGCATGCGATGTGTGGACAATGGCACCTGCACCTACAAGGGATTGCAGTTCGATAACTGGGCTCCGATTCCAGCGAATCTTTCAG GTTGTGATCAGCATTGTTATTGCGAGAATGGGCGTGTGGAGTGCCGTCCGGCGTGTCCGCCAGTGCTGGCATTGCCGTCCGCGGACCTGCCCTGCCATCCGGCCCAGGCACGCCTCCTTCCGATACCCGATGACGAGTGCTGCAAGCAATGGAGCTGTGCACCGCTGGTGCCAAAGATCGGGGCTGCCGGGCAGGAGGAATCCCCCGAAGAATCGTCAACGCAATCCACTCCGATTTCCAATG AAACtacaacgacagcgacgacCACGACAAGTACAACAACCACTGGCAAAATGCCGCCCCAGAAGAAGCCCTCATCTCCAGGTGCCTTCTATCCCACATTGGACGGCAAGCCACCAAAGTCCACTGGAGGAGGCCTGGGCATCTTTGAGAAGACAGAGAAAAATCATGAGAAGGGCCATGAAAAAGGACACAAGAAGgtgcaacaccagcagcagcagcaacaggagcaggagcaacagcagcatcagcaacagcagcaccagaacgATGTCATCTTCGATGATCGTGAGGGACAGTTGCAGCAGAATGGCGGCTTTGTGCCCTTCCAATTCGGTCACCAGCAtccgcaccagcagcacctaGGACCCTTTGGATTCTACAATCCTGTGAAGCCTGTCTATGAGGACTACAATCCCTATGAGCCGTACGACATTAATCCCAACGGAACGCCCCAAGGCAAGGCACCACCAGTGCCGACTAGTCAATCGGATCTGTTTAATATACTGGGAGCAGAACAGCCAGGACATCAGGGGCATCCCAATCATAATGGACATCCCGCGCAGACCCAAAAGGATAATCACAATCTGCCCTCCCAAGTTAGAATCGAACAGATTCTCCAGCATTTGCAGCAGACCGTACCAGGCGGCCCACCgtcccaacagcagcagcagaatccccaacagcagcagcagcagaatcccGGACATTATGTGCCCATTGTGCACAGCGGattgccgccaccgccgccagcaCATGGCATAGCcattgtcgatggccagcccGTGGCATATGAGAGCTATCCGGTGATACCAGGCCTGGGAGTGCCGCCACCACCAatccatcagcagcagcagcaacagcagcaacagaagcaacagccACTGCAACAGCAGGCCACAATCCTGCCCAGCTCCAGCACTACTTCAGGATTGTCCACCCAAGCCAGTGAGCATAGTCTGCACCAGAATCAGGAGACGCTaacgaagcagcagcagcagcaatccaaTCCAG GCAATAGCAAACTGCAGCCAGACATCGAAGTTCATACTCTGGAGGCTCTGGATGCACGAACCATTCACATTGTTTTCACTGTACCCGAGGTCTATGTGAATCTCCATGGACGCATCGAACTGCGCTACACGAATGGACCTAGTAATGACACCTCGACCTGGGAGCAACAGATCTTTGCACCGCCAGAGGATCTCCTGGCCACCTCGCAGATGGAGTTCGACTTGAACTATCTAGAGCCCAATTCCCTATACAAAGTAAAGATCACACTGATCCTCAGGGATCTCAACTCCCAACCGTCGAGCACTGTGCATGTGGTAAAGCTACCAGCGGAGAGGACCATCACACCACCTCCGCCGTTCACCGACTACAGGCCGGACTTCCAGGACATCTTCAAGACCGTGGAGGATGCAGAGTTGAATGTCAGCGAAACGAATGCCACATGGCTGCAGTTGACATGGAAGAAGCTCGGCGACGAGCAGATGGAGTATGTGGATGGAGTGCAGCTGCGCTACAAGGAGCTCACGGGCATGATCTACTCCTCATCCCCACTGATACACCGCACCCTCACCAGCTACACCATCCAGAACTTGCAGCCGGATACGGGCTACGAGATCGGTCTCTACTACATTCCTCTGCCCGGCCATGGGGCTGAGCTGCGTGCCGGACACATGATCAAGGTGCGCACAGCGCCCAAGATCGATGTGTATGGCTTCGATGTGACTGTGAATGTCACCAAGGTGAAGACCCAGAGCGTGGAGATCTCCTGGAATGGTGTGCCCTATCCGGAGGATAAATTCGTGCACATCTATCGCGCCATCTACCAGAGCGATGCTGGGAAGGAGGACTCGAGCGTGTTCAAGGTGGCCAAGCGGGACAGCACCACAGGCACTCTCATTATGGACCTCAAGCCGGGCACCAAGTACCGCCTTTGGCTGGAGATGTATCTGACGAATGGCAATACCAAGAAGAGCAATGTGGTTAACTTTATCACGAAGCCAGGAGGACCGGCCACGCCAGGAAAAACAG GAAAACTACTCACAGCAGGCACAGATCAACCTGTGGGTGACTATTACGGTCCCCTGGTTGTGGTCTCTGTGATCGCCGCCTTGGCCATTATGTCCACGCTGGCCCTGCTCCTCATCATCACCCGGAGGCGAGTCCATCAAACGGCGTCCATTACACCTCCACGCAAGAGCGATGCGGCCTATGACAATCCCTCATACAAAGTGGAGATCCAACAGGAGACTATGA TACTTAAATCCCCTCCTTCCAGATCTGTAACTCACGAATCTGCCAAAAACACTTAG